Part of the Arachis hypogaea cultivar Tifrunner chromosome 6, arahy.Tifrunner.gnm2.J5K5, whole genome shotgun sequence genome, GTTACGTTCGGCATATATAATATAACTTTTTGAGAATTTCACATAACATAATAGCATGATTCCTCTCGTAGCTACTAGCTAGTGACCTTATCATATcacatcaattaattaatatgtaGACAACTAACTGCTTCAAATTTTCAATTGATAAACGGTTGTTGAACgcatcttgttttttttttcttttctttttcgttgattctttcttgctttcttatttttattttttttttcttcagaataaTAGCATTTCACTTTCGATTGTGTTTTCGATCAAGTAACTGTTTGGAGAGAATCTTTGCTTTCATCAAGGCCCTTGGAACTCTAATCCTctcacttttcttttccttttaccatTATTACTCTCATATCTATCAACCACGTTATATAAAAGTTATAGTCACTCTACAAGTCTATACGGTGTTTATACGTGTTTATACTTTCGCTCAAATAAAATTATGACTTGAGGAAGAATAggaaatatttgtataatgtgtataatTGAGATTTAGAAATGTCCGAtttaatattagagatataactattagtgttacattttctTATCAGCTTAAACTTTTGCAATAAGTGatttcatgacatggtatcagaGTTCTAAATTCAAAAGGTCAATAGTTGAATctttggtgaaccccaaaatttCTTGATACTCAGATGGTTATTCTCGATAATATGGATGATGTTCAATGGTATGGATGCTACGATTCGTGATTTTGGATTGACGATCAAGTCATCACTTCTCCTATAAATATGTTTTGGAACTGACGTGAAACTATTTTAAACACATTTATCACCATCTCCAACCTCATTATTTAAGATTCAATCGTCTATAATTCGTTTTAAATACATTTCAAAGAACAATACGTATATTTAAAAAGCAATCTTCATATTTTGAGTTAGCTTTTAAAATAGACCAGCCAATTCGAATAgtaatcaatataatttattcaCATACAACTAATAAATGTTAACCATCTAAACcttttattctttgttttaatAATTGCCATGTTATGCAGTGCAATATCAGTTACTTGTCTTCTTGACTGATAAACGGAGAAAATTTCAACCTCCTTAACTTAATTTTCATACTTTTGGAGAATTGAGATAATTAAATATCTTACTAATTTACTTGTATGTACtctaaatgaaaaggtaaaatttCATTGCTGAAATTGTTGTAACgtcaaaaaagtaaaaaataaaaagcacacACACAAAACAATTGTAAGGTCATCATTGACCCCATAGTgatgataattatatatattgaaaaatgtTTAGAGTTGACATTCCAATAATTCTGTTGGTTGAGCCTGTATTTTGTCCTCACTTGAAAAGGATTGAAGTTTAGTGAAAATATTAGAAAGGAGCTAAAAAAAATGTGCATAGTGAAAATGAATCTTGATTAGGTCGAGATTGATTATAGAATTATTAGGCATGTCAcacaatttattttaaatttcacgGGTTTGCAATTTTGATGATGTGACCTGGGCTTCTTAATTTAAAGGTTTTAGAGTTTAAACTCGACttataacatttttaaaaaataacatctatgcataataattttaaataaaaagctttaatttgttagttaggtgatgagttgatttaatgacaaaaatatttttacaagtcACATGTAGAGTCATGCAAGTAGCTTAAATCTATGTGCTGACATGACTGCTTTTGTGGGACAACATGTTTGCAAAATCAAAGTAATTATTTCATTATCGAcccatttatttatatttatgattATATCATATTGTTCCATAAGACTGCGTACAGGACATTAAAATAGGAGTATAGAGACACAAAATCGTATTTGACAGAGAAAACATGGACAGAAATAATGTATTTAGAGACACTAAATAAAGGATATAGAGACATTAACAAAGGACACaacttattcttttttctttcattattcttgttaatttttcataattatattttttattattatattttttatctcaaatttttttaatgaaaaaaatgagaataaattgaattttcataatttgttataatttattactaaataatatacaagaatacaaaattttatatctcTATCTATCAATATCTTATTCTATCCTATTTTCAGTGTTTTATAATATCCTGTTTTAAAAAACAAACGCACTCtaataataaagaaagaaagaattttaTATTTGCTTTATTTATGTGTGACTATATATAACTACGTAcaactatatatacatatattgttTGTTAATTTCATCAAGTAAGATTCCTAATAAAAGTACCTATATATAAAATAATGTGACATGAACATGTACGGGATAATGCATTGGAAAAAGTTCACTAAAATGTCTTACATAATTTTGGGAGAAGTCACTTTTTCCCTTTATTATCCAAAGAAGATATATATTAGaggttaatatttaaaaaaatgaggaATTGATTTATTGATTTATATTAACTTAAAtacaagataaataaaaaatattaataacttaatatttctcttttaaaaagTATAGCTATATAAAGAATAAACATTAAACACAGTGCGAGTTTGAGAGGAAAATTATCCCTTTCAAAGGGTTTGAATGGCCTAATATGTGCTTTAAATTCTCCCCTATAATCTTCTACCTCATTTTTTGAGTGGGTTGATAATAGGTATAatcagataaaaaataaaaattatatgacTTGTTTTTTCTTCCGATTTTAGTGGTTAATTTGTTATGATTGATTAGTGATTATTAATCTTTTGGTGTAGTTGGTTTTGTTGTTTTCCCAGCCAAGTTGTCCTCTTGTCCTCTTGGTATCTCAGGTCTGACCCTACATGACCATGAGTGTGTTAGAGACCAAGAGGAAATTGAAAGGAATGTTGCTTAAGAAAAATGATATttgcaatattatttttttataatttttattatcaaaaataaaatatttaaaaaaaagacacACCAATAAAGTGATACACATATCAGTTTTAGTTTTTTAATCGTGCTTTATAACTAAGtctaactaaattattattaagaattttaaatttatacatacctttttttttttatccatGTTATTGCTacatctttttcttgtttttctttcgttcaccaccaccaccactttcttcttcctttttccttcttcttctcctctatcttcattatcatcattatcttttttttctcttcttttttcttcatctttcACTTTTATTAACGTCGTCATCGCCATCACCATGCCACCACTtccatcttctcctcctccttctttttttatttgaatttctttgatctCTTCCTTCCTTTTCCCCTTCCACCTCCTACTCCATCATCATTATTGtcctcatcatcttctttttatatgtataaaattttttaatgatgatgGCAACACATAAGCAAACTCAGTTTAAAACAAATTTAGACTAAAAATACATCTTATTTAAATCCAAAATGcaccaaaattaaatataaaatgcaCTGAAATTAATGATGATATACAAACAAATTCGGTTCAAAACAAGTATAGACCaaatgcaccttatttaaattaagaatgcaccaaaattacttaataaaaactcaaaactctttctcatccttcttcttcttcattctcatcatcatcatcttctttttttattcatcttttcttttttgtttttactttcttaTGATTCTTCTTATTTAACTTTCTTAacaggaataaaaataaaaaaatcaaataaaaaaaaacacataatgttacaaaattacTAGAAAGATGAAGGACCTACATTCTTTAATTTCAACTAAATAAGATTACAATATATTACAAACATGTTCATTCAAGTCTAATATGAGAAGCAATGctcctaaaagaaagaaataagaacaacagaaaaagaaaaaagaataaaaagaagaagaaaaaatgcagcattaaagaagacatttttgtaacaaaattttggtataaaattaagaaatttatatattattgttaagaatttttggtgttatttgttctgataaattctgcataattcaaaactctttctcttcttgctcctcatcttctgctgtttcttcttcttcttttttatcttttttttcttcatcttattcttattttattttcgcttaattcttcttgtttcactTTTTTAAgaggaataaaatttaaaaaaaagagaagaaaaatcgtTGCTGCAAAAAGAAACGATGATAGGGAGAAAACATGCAAAGAATAAGGAAGAAcacgaagaaaaaggaggaggaatgcaaaaaagaaaaggaaaagaatgaTAGAAAGTTCACATTAGTGGCTGGAAATTGGAACGTATATTCACGCtttcactaataaaatttatttttgttagattTAGACTAACTTTAATTGTACTTGGTTATTAAAAAGACTTAGATGTCTAGCAAGACTCTTAGGATAAATAAAATGAGTAATTACCTAAATCAGtctccaagaaaaattaatacgtACAATCCTTAAGATTTTACTTCAACAGACAAATCAGTACCCAGTTTATTTTCTAtcagagtaattacccaaatctgCCTCTAAATATTTTAAAAGCGAACATTTTAAtccccaaaaaaaattaatacacagatcaatcctTAACGTTTTTCTCTATTAGACATAACAGTCCCCATACATTTCACTTTTACTATATgtcaacctttattattattaacgtAGCTTTGTGCATGTGGACGATGACACTAGCATATTAATATACTCTTTTCGTTAGAAACAAATAAGGTGAATAATGATGTtttgaaatccaaattaaaatattttcttttaatatagacatattttttaaaataagacatcttttgattatattagatacaaaaatatcaaataatttcaaCCTTAAATTTCTTTTAGAGATTATAAttttgttgatcatcattattattattattaataagtgaatatatatacatatactttttatattataaatatatatatatatataagaatttaatgaataaatttatcataatttttatccaaaaaatacaaaaaaaattataatatagtattattgtgtaattaataataataataataattttattttacttttttttatggaGAATTGTTATATTTGAcgaaaaaaatattgagaattaatctgtgtattaatttttttaggggCTAAAATGCCTTCCTTTTAAATTTTTGGGAACTAATCCGGGTAATTATTTTGtcgaaaaataaattgaaaattgatttgtTTGTCGAAATAAAACTTTgagaatatttttgtgtattaattatctgtttttaaaattttttagacaaatttaaataatttctcTAAATAAAATTGACCATATcctaattaccaaaaaaaaaaaattgaccatATTCAAGGCGGTAATTAAGATTTCTCCTGGAAAAAAAATGGGTGGTAAGATTCCAACTTCCAGCCTCATGGTTAATAAACTAGGTGATAAGCACCCATGAAGATAAAGAGACATTTTCTTTACGAAATGGATATTATTATTGACATTTttataaattcatttttttttgtcaggTTTTATAAATTCATTTAAACATATAATGCAAAACACAAATTATGTATTATAGAGTGATAAAGTGTATAAGTAAAAACCTGTTACCCATTAAAGATTTTTGGTCTGACCCACACGAAGTTTTTACCTCGCCCAAAAttcattttattcaaaaaaaaattgtttaaaaagccCTGGTTCAAAAAGCCCAATCCCCAATCTACAAAATAttcaaaaccctaaccctaaacccctcTGCCACCGTTTATTTAAAGCCTTTTTTCTTCGCCGCTACCTCTCAACTCTCAAACTCAGTTTCAGTCCAAATCCAAGGtactcttttcttccttttcacTGTTTCTGTGATCTTATTGTGTATATCTCTGCACATTTCGAAGACTCTCTGGTGCTCTATTTCGTAGTCTGTGAGTTCAAAACATGTGCAAAATCccatttcatcttcttcattcaCATTCTCTTGCTTATTGTTCATAGCTCGAGGACTTTATACAGAATGATGAACATTCTCTATTTATTGATTTCTATTGTTTTATGGTTTTGatttctttaattattattagtgtGCTTATGGACGGTCTTGTGTTGATTAGTTTCCACGTCATCACATAACATAAACCTAAGCTACATTTAATGTTGCCTCATTGTATATATTTTGGTGTCTTCCTATGATTAAATTGGAAAGGCTCTATTGCATTGCGGCAAATATTGCATCATAAGTTagctagttttagttttgaaattaTATGATTTAGAATTGTGACTACTTATGAAGCTGTCTTCATGTAAGGACTATAGGCGAGAATTGATAGATAGTTTGACGGTTAAATTACTTTGCTATTCTGTTTTACCAAAGTTGTAATTAAGTTCATATGGTTTAAAAGCTTCTAATTAGTTCTCTGTGCCATTttgaattttgtaattagatcctTATGTTTAAAAAACGTTAGAATTTACTGAAGATTCTGAAAATGGGATGTTAAGGTTTGGGGATTTAGCCTGTAGGCGTGGGTATTTTCAATTTGAAGAGGAATAATCTGATAATCCAAATGTTTTTGGGATGATaagatctaattacaaaattaaaagaagtgtAGGGATTCAATTGGAAGCTTTTAAATTGTAGGGAGTTAAGTGCAATTTTGTTGAAATTATAAAGATTGACAAAGTAATTTAACCTAGTTTGACATATGGTTCTCATCTATTagcttcatatgaagttgataataCAAGTAATTaccatttataatttatttatttattgatttgatTATTAGTACAATGATAGTGTGTGACAACATTGTATTTACCTGGATAGGGAACTTGGGTGCAAATCTGATAAAGATGTCGAATCCAAAAGTTTTCTTTGACATTGCAATTGGAAGGATGAAAGCAGGGAGAATAGTAATGGAGCTGTTTGCTGATGTAACACCAAAAACAGCTGAAAACTTCAGGGCTCTATGCACCGGAGAGAAGGGGATTGGAAAATCTGGGAAACCTTTGCACTACAAAGGATCTTCGTTTCACCGAATTATTCCTCAGTTTATGTGTCAGGGTGGAGATTTTACCAGAGGGAATGGGACTGCTGGAGAGTCAATTTATGGTTCTAAATTCGCCGATGAGAATTTCAAGTTGAAGCATACAGGACCTGGTATGCTTTCCATGGCGAATGCAGGGCCCCATACAAATGGTTCTCAGTTTTTTATATGTACTGCCAAGACTGAATGGCTTGATGGGAAGCATGTTGTGTTTGGAAAAGTTATTGATGGGTACAGTGTGGTTAAGGAGATGGAGAAGGTTGGTTCAAATGCTGGGAAGACATCTGAACTGGTTGTTATAGAAGATTGTGGTCAGATAGCAGAGAATTGAATTCATCATCCATGGGTTTTTCATGGCAAGTTTTAAGCCTTGTTAGTAATACAATGTAAATTAATAAGCGATTTATGTATTACAAGTAAAATGCTTTTAAGTTGATTTTAATTGATAAATTGCTTTGTGCTTTGTTGGACCAGATAATTTAGAAGAGAAGTACCACACAGTACACCAAGTTAGAACTGATGATGGGTTGGGTCTAATAGGgtttgaactttattttaattctatttgtGGGTTAAAAACTTTTTTAAGACTCAACCAATTACAGCATACCGAGTCTTTTAGGAAAATCTTCACCCTTTTTATAATGGTTCTTTGGCCTCTTTTAAAGGTCGCTCTTCAAGCACACATAATCACATATATCTTTGGCAAGAGCTTTGATCACATTATGCTCTAATGACTTTAATGGAAAACCTCTAGCGTCTATAACACATTCATGTAAGTCTGACAAGAGTATTGATCATCTCAATGTTGCCTATTCCCACACATATATCATCATTTTATTTGATCATCAATGATGTAAAAATTACTTGGTTGATGCTCTTAGAATTTTACCTTCGTTTAAACGCCATCCAATTTGAAGGAAGCTGTTGAATAATATACAAGTTGGTTATTTTTGGTAAATTTAAGTTGTTTTTATTTAACTAGAATTAGGTTTTAtcgtttattatttaataatttactatTATGATCATTTTTTTAGTTAGAATTATAACATTTATCTTTATCTATAAGTTCCGATACAACTCATGTTTAGAGTTAAATCAGTCTTTCATTTAAAATGTAGATTTTTTGTACAGTAAAaattgtctttattttttatacttataCATTGAATGTTActgtttttcttattcttttaggTTCTCTCGATTATAccgttttttaatttaaatatgacGCTGTTGATGGAGTTATGCAGCGATATGGTGATTATTGGGGATTAACAGATTTGTGACGGCTGGGCAACAgaaatcggtggcaccgattgGAGACAAGGAAATCGGAGGCACCGATTTCAGGTGGGACAGGGTGCAcaaatcggtggcaccgatttGCGTTTCTTTGCCACGCGTCACGCATGCAATTCACCCGTGACCCCTTGCAACAAAAGAACCCCCTCATCCGCGTATCCCTTTCACTCTCTTTCACTCTCTTTCACTTTGGTTTCCCTCTCACTCTCTTTGACTCTCTTTCACTTTCCTATCCCTCTCTTCAGCACCTTCACCGGATCCCTTTCACTCTCTTTAACTTTCATCTCCCTCTCTCAACCCCACCTCAACCCCACTAAATCTTTGCTGCACACCATTGTTGGACAACAACaggttttgaaaagaattcaaagaaaatacCAAGAAGACGGAAAATTAAAGAAGTAAATTAACCAGATCTTTACATTGTTAATTATCTTGGAGATCCaaattatgtaagtttttatttttaaataatctgatttaatattaataatagtgataaatattaaatttaattagaaaTATATATTGTAATAGCATTAGGTAGAGATTAATTAAatcatatatgtatgtatgattttattattaggtggttagaaataaaaattaaaattgaaattaatcatgtatgtatgtatgtatatatgtatgtatgtatgtatagatGTATGATTAGGTGGTTagtaatagaaattaaaatcGAAATTaatcatgtatgtatgtatggtatgctgtaaataataattttttttagttaatgaACTAATGAAATCAGATACTGTACATGCTCCCCTAAAGTAGATTGtagttattattagtagtagtaattgagtttaataatttattatgattaataattaaaatttaataaattattttatttttgatcaataataataaatgaattttaattcattaaaatttagaaaataatttagTAGTAACTAAATTTAGATTAGAAAATTGTAATGCTgtgttatgaataataataataataataataataataataataataataataataataataataataataataataataataataataataataataataataatgtgtatGCTGTTTTAtgagtaataataacaataataaaattagtatGCTGTTTTACGAATAAATAGTTTATCAGTCGTGAGGTTATTCTGGTTAGTTAGTTAAggttaaataatttttgttttaaggTAATGAATATGATTGAAAGATTTTTGTATAACAGATTTACTGCGTATATTTGGAATGCAATTATGCTGGAATTAGTTATAATGGTCATATAATGATAATTTTGTTTTTGAGaatatagttatattatactGGGACTTATAGTGGAAACGTGATATTGTAGGGTTTACGGTTGTTGCTGTGTGATCATTTAAAGCCGCCGGATTCATACAACCAAATTGTTGAGTCACACTTACGCGAGACAGGATTTTATAATGTTTCACAAATTGGATTTATTCCATGTCAGTCAGCAATGATTAATGCTCTGATTGAGAGATGGCGGCCTGAAACTCACACGTTTCACTTTCCAGTTGGTGAGTGTGCCGTGACCTTGGAGGATGTGGTGATGATTCTCGGTCTGCCGACAAATGGTCTTCCGGTAACAGGACTGACCATGAGTAGTTTTGAGGCAATGGAAGCCGAGTGCTTGCACCAATTTGGAGTTGCACCGAGGAAGACGGAATGTAGAGGGAGCTTTATAAAATTAACATGGTTTAGGGGTTTGAGAGATCATATAGTGTTGAATGATGTTGAGCATATTCAGATGTATGTAAAGTGTCACATAATGTTGTTATTTGGGACAGTTATGTTTGGAGATAAGGTGACTTCAGTTGTTCATTGGAAATTTTTACCTTTGCTCCGTAACTTTCGTCAGATCATACAGTTTAGTTGGGGTTCGGCATGCCTGGCACACTTGTATAGATCATTGTGTAGGGCAACTCGTGTCGGAAGTAAGGAGATGGACGGTCCGTTGATACTCTTGCTCACTTGGGCTTGGATCCGGCTACCATTTCTAGGGCCTATTCCCGGCAATCCCCGAGTGTTTCCAATTGCAAACAGGTAAGTTTGATTAAAGTATGCATTAAAATGTATGATATAAATTGTTTATGTTTTTTACAAGATTAGTTAACTAATGATTTGTCCGATGGCAGGTGGCGTAGCTGGGACCGTGAAAACTATGCCTACCGATATCATTCTCTTGCGCACTACAGGAGATTGTTGGATGATCTACAAGAAGGGTAGGTATGTTGTAAAATTCAAGTACCGTATGTAACTTGTATAGTAAATTAATTGTTGTGTAATCATCTGATGGTTCGATGTGTCTAGTTTGTTTGGCAGGCATATGGCATTGGAAACATCGACCCAAGCGTGATTCCTTTAGACATCCATCATAATTCGGTTATTTGGAGTGCCACAGTGCCACTTATATCTTTTGAATGCATCGAGTGGCATGCATATGATAGAGTCAGGAGACAATTTGGATTGACACAGGGTGTTCCTAATCAACCAGAGATTCTAGGTGCATCACACGGCGAAGTTCTTACTGGGCCTAAGAATCAAGATTGGGCCAATACCCACTCTTCTTGGGTGATGAAGTGGACCAATCAGTATAGTCACACTCTCTCAGATGACTTGGTGCATTTACATTATCCATTGGAAATTTACATGCATTGGTATCGAGCTGCATTTGGTGACCACTTGCAATTGTCGAACCTTGTATTCGAAGAGAATCCAGGAGGTCCTCCACCACCACCTGCGCCGGAACCGGAACCGGATCCGGTACCTCCACCACCACCGCCAATAATACCGCCACACCAGGGGGTTGAGTACTTTGTACCATCTTGTGAGACTGCAACCAATAAACAACCCTTGTATTTTCCATACAAATGAGTCCTGTCCACCTGGACCACTGGCTTGCAGTGTCTGAAGGCCCTTATacaagggtaataactccagaagactcTATGCAGTACACGTATATCAGGAACCAAATCATCCCCCTGGTAAGCAGGCATTGTTTCGAAGTGAACCACTGCTGATGGCTCCTTGTGACACATGACCTCAAACCATATGGGCAAAGCTTCATACGATGCCTCCCAACCTCCGAAAATTGATTCCACCGCCTGTTGCTTTGCTAACCAAGCCTTGCGATAAATGATGGTGTAGTTAAACTTTGACTGGACTTCAGCAATTACTGATTTTACCTTTATAGACGGGTCAGCCTCTACCAATGGCTTAATTGCTTCTGCAACTGTCTTCGAATCCAGCTTCGAATGGTCTTGAGAAATAGTAGACCTTGTACAGGTGTGACTTCCGCTGTACCTCCTTATCTCCCAACAGTACTTCTTCTGCATTTTGGTAACCCTGATCAACCAGTCACAACCATTACCATATTCTGTACATTTGGCATAGAATGTCGTCGGTTCTGACTCATATACCCGATAGTCTACACCTCTCcggatggtataatctttcattgCCTTGATTACTGCCTCCCTTG contains:
- the LOC112695378 gene encoding peptidyl-prolyl cis-trans isomerase CYP19-3; the encoded protein is MSNPKVFFDIAIGRMKAGRIVMELFADVTPKTAENFRALCTGEKGIGKSGKPLHYKGSSFHRIIPQFMCQGGDFTRGNGTAGESIYGSKFADENFKLKHTGPGMLSMANAGPHTNGSQFFICTAKTEWLDGKHVVFGKVIDGYSVVKEMEKVGSNAGKTSELVVIEDCGQIAEN
- the LOC112698031 gene encoding serine/threonine-protein phosphatase 7 long form homolog, with the protein product MINALIERWRPETHTFHFPVGECAVTLEDVVMILGLPTNGLPVTGLTMSSFEAMEAECLHQFGVAPRKTECRGSFIKLTWFRGLRDHIVLNDVEHIQMYVKCHIMLLFGTVMFGDKVTSVVHWKFLPLLRNFRQIIQFSWGSACLAHLYRSLCRATRVGSKEMDGPLILLLTWAWIRLPFLGPIPGNPRVFPIANRWRSWDRENYAYRYHSLAHYRRLLDDLQEG